The proteins below come from a single Fusarium verticillioides 7600 chromosome 3, whole genome shotgun sequence genomic window:
- a CDS encoding 3-oxoacyl-[acyl-carrier-protein] synthase II: protein MMRRVVVTGLGAITPLGVGVGRTWARLINNECGIVSVADLEPQARWKELTSTVSGLVPSGDGEGRWRASEWVNANEQRRMSKFTQYAIAASDMALRDSGWEPKNEEQQETTGVCLGSGIGNLDEIYETSLVHHQDGYKKVSPLFVPKILINMAAGHVAMKYGFQGPNHTATTACTTGAHSIGDAARFITMGDADVMVAGGSESCIHPLTFAGFGRARSLSTAYNDNPTASCRPFDADRNGFVVSEGAAVLVLEELEHAKARGAHIYAEIKGYGCSGDAHHMTAPREDGHGAYLAMKKALKSAGIKPSQVDYINAHATATHVGDVAETSAIKRIMLGEEGHQKESDVTVSSTKGAVGHLLGAAGAVEALFCILAIHEGVVPATLNLQKPDVEAGFNFVPNEAQEKTVDVAVSNSFGFGGTNSSLLFSRYR from the exons ATGATGCGTCGCGTGGTAGTGACAGGCCTGGGAGCTATCACGCCCTTGGGAGTTGGCGTAGGGCGAACATGGGCTCGTCTTATTAACAACGAATGCGGAATCGTCAGCGTCGCAGATCTCGAGCCTCAGGCGCGATGGAAAGAGTTGACGAGCACAGTCTCTGGGTTAGTGCCcagtggtgatggagaaggacgATGGAGGGCATCAGAATGGGTCAATGCAAATGAGCAAAGACGAATGTCGAAATTTACACAATATGCCATCGCAGCTAGCGACATGGCTCTCAGGGACTCTGGGTGGGAGCCGAAGAACGAGGAGCAGCAGGAGACAACAGGTGTTTGCTTGGGAAGCGGTATTGGAAATCTAGACGAGATTTACGAGACCAGTTTAGTGCACCATCAAGAC GGCTACAAGAAGGTGTCTCCGTTATTTGTCCCCAAGATTCTTATCAATATGGCCGCCGGCCATGTGGCTATGAAATACGGCTTCCAGGGTCCCAACCACACGGCTACCACGGCTTGCACGACTGGTGCACACTCGATCGGAGATGCAGCACGGTTTATCACCATGGGAGACGCTGATGTAATGGTCGCCGGAGGTTCAGAATCATGTATCCATCCCTTGACTTTCGCTGGCTTTGGCAGAGCAAGATCTCTGTCAACAGCATATAACGACAATCCCACAGCAAGCTGTCGTCCGTTTGATGCTGACCGCAATGGCTTCGTTGTTTCTGAAGGTGCTGCAGTGTTGGTTCTCGAGGAATTAGAGCACGCCAAAGCACGGGGAGCCCATATATATGCTGAAATCAAGGGCTACGGCTGCAGCGGTGATGCTCACCATATGACAGCACCGCGggaagatggccatggcgCATATCTTGCTATGAAGAAAGCACTCAAAAGTGCAGGCATCAAGCCTTCACAGGTCGACTACATCAACGCACACGCGACAGCAACTCATGTTGGGGATGTAGCGGAAACGTCGGCCATCAAACGGATCATGCTGGGCGAAGAGGGACATCAGAAAGAGTCAGATGTTACAGTCAGCAGCACCAAGGGCGCAGTCGGGCATTTGCTGggagcagctggagctgttgAGGCTTTGTTTTGCATCCTAGCCATTCATGAG GGAGTTGTGCCAGCAACATTAAACCTACAGAAGccagatgttgaagctggcttTAATTTTGTGCCAAATGAAGCACAAGAGAAGACGGTTGATGTAGCCGTATCCAATAGCTTTGGCTTCGGTGGTACAAATAGCTCATTGTTATTTTCCagatatcgatga